Sequence from the Chitinophagales bacterium genome:
ACGAAGCGAAGCATGTCAGCATACTAACTCCCGATAGTTATCGGGACGTCAGTAGCCATTTTATATTAATCCTGACAGTTAGTGACTCGTCGGGATTTTTAATGTCTAATAGGACAGAAATTCTATGAGTCTAATCTATTCGAATGATCAGTATTAAACTCCTTCAAGATATCAAACCAATCTTTTATTTGCTTTGAGCGCTCTAGATTTACCCTTTTAACCGTTTCATTGTACTTGATGATACCCAAACTGAATTCTTGATTGAGTTTTTCAAAATCTCTGTTAGAAGCTTTCTCCGTTTCTTTTAGAGATTCATGATTTTTCTTAGCCGTATTGTATTTCGATTTTAAAATAAAAAAGTCTTGTATGGCTACGAAATCCTTTTCTACCTCCTCTTTATAAAATTTGAACAAGTATTTCGTAGCATGTATCATTCTAGAATCATGATCATAGGGTTTGAGAGCCAGAACTTTTTCAATACTACTCTTCAAAAGGGTCTTCTGTGCATCCATATTTTGAGTCATCGCATTGATGTCTTCTTTTTCTATAGACTCTAGTAATTTCTTCTCTTGATAATGACACTTGAGGTAGATCAAATAGATTTGATTGGAATATTTTAAAGTTTCAGACATCTTGCGGATTTTCTGACTTTTCTTATCCAATTCTCCCTCAACTATTTTAATATCATTAGCACGGGCATATCTATGAAATGCAGTATCAAAATTATCCCATGCTTCATGAAGCTTTTCATTAGCTTTTTCCTGCATAGTGAAATAGGCTTCCATATTGTCATAAGATTTTTCTGCTATCTCTTCGATATCCATTATTTTCTCATAATCGTCAGTCAGCACGATTTTCAAAGTAGATAGATACTTTAGCCCTTCTTGTTTAAGTTTGGAGTCTTCTATTTTTTGAAATTTTTCATGTTCAGAGTCTATCTTGTCAATGAGTTTTTCGCGTTTTGATTCTACCTTTTTTATGTTTCGTCCTTTTACAATGACTTTCAAATACTGGAATACTTCCTTTTTAGAGTCATTTAGTATAGATTGAATTTCCTTCATATACTTTAAAGATTTACTTTGAGAGTAAGAGAACTGTGGACTTAGAAAAATGGAGCAAAGTATAAAATATGTATAGAATCTCATTGTTATCTATTTTTAGTAATCAAAATTAGAATAAATTATAAAACCAATCATGTAATTTCAGTTTCCTATAACCTTGATTATATTGATAGTGCCTTATTTTTTAGTGCTTCTTTGTTAAATTAGTTTATGATTTTTTCTTGCTGTTTATGCAATTATAATATTACAGAGTTATTAATACATCAACATTTAATTTATGTATATCGCTGTAATACAGCTGTTTATTGCCTATAAATTAAAAAAATAAATTTTTTTAATTAAAAATGGAAAATATTCACATTTTCTATCTACCTTTGCCTAAACTTAAATTCATTAGTTATGAGAAAGATTAATACACAAAAATTTTTAATAACCCTTTGGGTAATTATTCAATCAATGGTAACACTCTATGGTCAAGTTCCACAGAAATTTAGTTATCAAGCAATAATTAGAAATTCATCGAATGCTTTAGTAGCAAATCAAACGATTGGCATGAAGATATATATTCTTCAGGGTTCTGCTGTAGGTTCAGCAGTGTATTCTGAGACACATACTCCCATGACTAATGCAAATGGATTGGTTAGTATTGAGGTAGGCAGTGGGACAGTTGTCTCTGGATCATTTAGTGGTATTGATTGGTCCTTAACTTCGTATTTCATCCACACCGAGATCGACCCAACTGGAGGAACAAATTATTCAATTACAGCAACAAGTCAATTATTAAGTGTACCATATGCTTTATATGCTCTTAATAGTCCTTCGTGGGGATTGAATGGTAATGGAGGGACTAGTGACGCTAATTTTATTGGAACTACTGACAATAAAACTTTTTCGATAAGAACGAATAATACATTAAGAATGGCATTTTCAGACGCTGGACATGTGTTAATACCATCAACAGGAAGTCTTGGTCTGGGTACTCTTTTACCAAATCCTAATTTTAAATTAGATTTAGTTCATGCAGGATCATCCGGTATGAGAATCGGTTCTACCGCAGGCAATTCAATTCTTAACGTAGATGCATTTGATGGGGATGCTCAGCTGCGATTAGCTAGAGCTGGTACAAACCAATGGACACTTCGCAATGTTCCAGCAAATGATAACTTTGAGATATTTGAGACTGGTGCTGGTTCTCGTCTATCTATTGAAAATGCGACAGGTAATGTGGGGATTGGCGAAGTAATTCCAATTTATAAACTTCATGTGACACATGGAGGCAGTACAGGAATTATTGTCAAATCTACTAGCTCTTATTCAGTGCTAGATATTGATGCTAAATCAGGCGATGCTGCATTGCGTTTTATAAAAGATGGATCTAATCAATGGAATACACGAAACAATCCTGGCACTGATGATTATCAAATTTTCGAATTAGGAGGCGGTGGAGAAAGACTTAGAATAGAAAACACTACTGGTAGAGTAGTAGTTAATGGAAATTTACACGTAGGAGGAACTCTATCAAAAGCCGCAGGATCATTTAGAATAGACCACCCTATGGATCCTGAAAATAAATATTTAGTACATAGCTTTGTAGAGAGTCCTGATATGATGAATATTTATAATGGTAATATTACTACAGATGCTGCAGGAAAAGCGATAGTGACTTTGCCTGATTATTGTAGTGTAGTGAATAGAGATTTTCGATATCAGTTAACAGTAATCGGTTCGTTCGCTCAAGCTATAATAAGTAGAGAAGTAAGCAATAATAGCTTTGAGATATCTACCAATACACCTAATGTGAAAGTAAGTTGGCAATTAACTGGTATCAGACAAGATCCATACGCGAATAAGTATCGCATTCCTACTGTAGAAGAGAAGGCGGAAAAAGACAAAGGGAAATATCTGAATCCAGATTTATATAATATGCCTGTTACAAAAATGATAGGCTATACACCAGAACCTGTTGAAGAGGGCAAAGTAACTTCTTCTATAATAGAAGATGAAGGAAAGAAGGTGGTGAAATCAGATGACAAATCCCCAGTGCAGGTAAATGAGAAGGATGAAAAGAAGCAGGTAGGTGAGAAAAATTCTCCTTTAAAGTAAAGCATTTTAGGAGAAAATAAAAAGGAATGAATTGAAATTTATAGGAATATAGATTTCAGAATTAAAATTCTAAATTATAATATCATGGTGAAAAATAAATTCAATTTAAATTTAATTTTATTGTGGCTGTTGGTCTTCTCATTTACTATTAGCAATGCACAGCATTCTGTGAATACCGCAGGAGGAAATGGAACTGGCAGTGGTGGAAGTATAGTATATAGTTCTGGTCAGTTGGTTTATACTTCTCATAAAAGTTCTTCTGGTCGAATAGATCAAGGAGTTCAGCATGCTTTTGTAGTAATAAATTTAGGTATAAGCGGTACTAGTTTCGACCAGCAATTGACGGTATATCCGAATCCGACGGATGGCGATTTGACATTATCAATGAAGAGTTATCGAAATGAAAAACTTTCTTATCAAATTTGCGATATTCAAGGTAAGATATTGACTACACAGTCTATAAAGTCGCCTCAATCAAAGGTGACAATGGGTAGTTATAGCCCAGCCAATTATTTTTTATACATTTTAGACAAGGATGGTCATCGAGTTCAATCCTTTAAAATTATTAAGGAATAATTCTATCCACCAGGCTGAAGCATATAAAAAAGATGAACGCAGACCTTATTATTGGTCTGCGTTCATCTTTTGCAACTTATATTGTAAAATGTCTCTCTGCACTATGTTTAGCAAAACTAAAAATACCAGATGGTATACTTGCAGTAAGAAGTCGTGCTTACATAAAAGTAATAATCAAACTATGCAGAATTTTAGTTTAGACTAGGGTACAAATTGACGACAATTTTTGTTGTTTTATCTAAGATTTAGCTTTTATACCGATTGGAATTCTGTAATAGTCATCCCGATAGCTATCGGGAAACTTCGTTCAATTGGACTAAACACAATT
This genomic interval carries:
- a CDS encoding T9SS type A sorting domain-containing protein, which encodes MVKNKFNLNLILLWLLVFSFTISNAQHSVNTAGGNGTGSGGSIVYSSGQLVYTSHKSSSGRIDQGVQHAFVVINLGISGTSFDQQLTVYPNPTDGDLTLSMKSYRNEKLSYQICDIQGKILTTQSIKSPQSKVTMGSYSPANYFLYILDKDGHRVQSFKIIKE